In Leptospira wolffii serovar Khorat str. Khorat-H2, one genomic interval encodes:
- a CDS encoding chitobiase/beta-hexosaminidase C-terminal domain-containing protein — MRNNVSLFYISFFIFTASLLLHCGKSQENDLWALLLINQNPEVVQPEAPLFSPAGGSSYSGGQSITISSITASSNIYYTKNGSNPSASDTLYSGPITCYIPAFTLKAVAIKDGITSAISSSGFNCNICSMNSQCPGSVCSSGFCQ, encoded by the coding sequence ATGCGAAATAACGTATCTCTCTTTTACATTTCATTCTTCATTTTCACCGCGTCGCTTTTACTTCATTGCGGAAAATCCCAAGAGAATGACCTATGGGCTCTTCTCTTAATCAATCAAAATCCAGAAGTTGTCCAGCCCGAAGCCCCTCTTTTCTCTCCGGCGGGAGGAAGTTCATATTCGGGAGGACAGTCGATCACTATCAGTTCGATCACTGCAAGCTCCAACATATACTATACGAAGAACGGATCCAATCCGTCGGCATCCGACACGCTCTACTCGGGACCCATCACTTGCTATATCCCTGCCTTTACCCTAAAAGCCGTAGCAATAAAAGACGGTATAACTTCCGCGATTAGCTCTTCCGGATTCAACTGCAATATTTGCTCGATGAATAGCCAATGTCCAGGCTCCGTTTGCTCGAGCGGCTTTTGCCAATAA
- a CDS encoding efflux RND transporter permease subunit: MLSRLLNISLSNPYLSVGIVVFLFLFSFFTIREVPIDAVPDITNVQVIVTTATGSLDPEQVEKVVTFPLETELLGLPNLIDVRSVSKYGLSNISLIFKESTDIYQARSMVLERISSAKDKLPKGLSPKITPNTTGLGEIFFYSVEAKPGSALDKLPEKLKLLHLRTIQDYTVRPQLKALVPGIVEVDSNGGYEKEIHIDLNPSKMKRWGIPIDQLVQDLSTIGESFGGGFIEQNDKISIVRAYGIKKNLKELSSVTVRRTLTGASIRVEDIAEVNEHGSLRLGGASSEGKEIVLGTALMLRGENSYKVNEDLNQAISKLKLPEDVTVKILLERSFLIQSTIQTVLKNLAEGAILVILTLFLILLNLRASLIVAIIIPGSMLLAAIFMRIFGISANLMSLGAIDFGLLVDASIVITENVLSKFEKGTYRDKEAKKKAILESSLEVLKPVSFGILVIMLVYLPILTLDGIPGRMFRPMAETVLLALGFSMILAVFLLPPLLYFFLSPENVQSHKPKKESKIVQFYAARLPSLLEKPGKIVIWSALFFAVTLFVYSRMGTVFLPKLMEGDLMLVIVREGNTGIEESLREQKEVEKLLMQMPEIKSVFSRIGTSSVANDPMGPFNADTFIILNKESLTDLLSSGKWDDFLTRVRKKVSDKFPESELTLSQPLEARFNELLEGSRADISVRILGKDLNTLLRLQESLKGTLASIPGAAEVELDPIMALRNSSVIDIVPDPTKLKYYNISLPAFNSAVESSMSGFELGGYYEEEVRFPIKIWISEEFRNREKEIGEIDVGTSDGGMIPIKLLASIRKEDKVMTISRNRSRRFVAVSVNLRGRDLEGFYSEAKEKVSKLEIPEGYSLFWGGQIENLANAKSKLGLIIPSTLFMIFTVLYLGLKSVKQALLVFFCVPFALTGGIWFLFLRGMDLSVSAFVGCIALSGIAVLNGLVKLATIDRIRIEEKLSVREAVLQGAVSRIRPVIMTALVASLGFLPMAFGSGLGSEVQKPLATVVIGGIVSSTILTLILLPVFYYWLEKESR, encoded by the coding sequence ATGCTGTCCAGACTTTTGAATATCAGCCTAAGTAATCCTTATCTCTCCGTAGGAATCGTAGTTTTTCTATTCCTATTCTCTTTCTTCACCATCCGGGAAGTTCCGATAGACGCGGTTCCCGATATCACCAATGTCCAGGTGATCGTAACCACCGCGACGGGATCCTTGGATCCGGAACAAGTCGAGAAAGTGGTCACATTTCCTTTGGAGACGGAACTTCTAGGACTTCCGAACCTAATCGACGTTAGATCCGTTTCCAAATACGGTCTCTCCAATATCTCGTTGATCTTTAAGGAGAGTACGGATATCTACCAAGCCAGATCTATGGTATTGGAAAGAATTTCCAGCGCTAAGGACAAACTTCCTAAAGGTCTCTCTCCCAAAATCACTCCGAACACGACCGGTCTAGGAGAAATTTTCTTTTACTCCGTGGAAGCGAAGCCAGGGTCCGCCTTGGATAAACTTCCCGAAAAATTGAAGTTATTGCATTTGAGAACGATCCAGGATTATACGGTTCGCCCTCAACTAAAGGCCCTCGTTCCGGGTATCGTGGAAGTGGACTCCAACGGAGGATATGAAAAGGAAATCCATATCGATTTGAACCCTTCCAAAATGAAACGTTGGGGAATTCCCATAGACCAACTAGTACAGGATTTATCCACGATAGGCGAAAGCTTCGGTGGAGGTTTCATAGAACAAAACGATAAGATCTCCATCGTTAGAGCCTACGGAATCAAGAAGAATCTGAAGGAACTCTCTTCCGTTACGGTAAGAAGGACTCTGACCGGCGCCTCGATTCGGGTCGAGGATATAGCGGAAGTAAACGAACACGGCAGCCTTAGATTAGGAGGAGCCAGTTCCGAAGGAAAGGAAATCGTACTCGGCACCGCTCTCATGTTGAGAGGGGAGAATAGTTACAAGGTCAACGAAGATCTGAACCAAGCGATTTCCAAACTCAAACTACCCGAAGACGTAACGGTTAAGATTCTTCTGGAGAGATCCTTTCTCATCCAATCCACGATCCAAACTGTATTGAAGAACTTGGCCGAGGGAGCGATCCTCGTGATTCTCACCCTCTTTCTGATTCTTTTGAATCTGAGGGCCTCTCTGATCGTAGCGATCATCATACCGGGGTCCATGCTTCTTGCCGCGATCTTCATGAGAATATTCGGAATTTCGGCGAATCTGATGAGCCTAGGAGCTATCGACTTCGGATTGTTAGTCGATGCATCCATTGTGATTACGGAAAACGTATTGAGCAAATTCGAAAAAGGAACCTATCGAGACAAGGAGGCAAAGAAGAAAGCTATTCTGGAATCTTCCTTGGAAGTCCTGAAGCCTGTATCCTTCGGAATTTTAGTGATCATGCTTGTATACCTCCCCATTCTTACTCTCGACGGTATCCCGGGAAGAATGTTCCGTCCGATGGCGGAGACCGTTTTACTTGCCTTAGGCTTCAGTATGATCCTAGCGGTATTTCTTCTGCCTCCCCTTCTTTACTTCTTCCTTTCTCCCGAGAATGTGCAGTCGCATAAGCCGAAGAAAGAAAGTAAGATCGTCCAATTCTATGCAGCTCGACTTCCTTCTCTTCTGGAGAAACCCGGTAAAATCGTGATCTGGTCCGCATTATTCTTTGCGGTGACCCTTTTCGTATATTCCAGAATGGGAACCGTATTTCTCCCCAAACTGATGGAAGGAGACCTCATGCTGGTCATCGTTCGGGAAGGAAATACAGGAATCGAAGAAAGCCTTAGGGAGCAGAAAGAAGTCGAAAAACTTCTCATGCAGATGCCGGAGATAAAAAGCGTATTCTCTCGTATAGGCACAAGCTCCGTGGCCAACGACCCGATGGGTCCATTTAACGCGGATACATTCATTATTTTGAATAAGGAATCTCTTACGGATCTGCTATCCTCCGGGAAATGGGACGACTTCCTGACCCGCGTCCGAAAAAAGGTAAGCGATAAATTCCCGGAATCGGAACTTACGTTAAGCCAGCCCTTGGAGGCTAGATTCAACGAATTATTAGAGGGGAGTCGCGCGGATATCAGCGTTCGAATTCTGGGAAAGGATCTAAATACTCTACTAAGATTACAGGAATCCCTCAAAGGAACCTTGGCGAGCATTCCGGGAGCCGCGGAAGTGGAACTGGATCCAATCATGGCACTTCGGAATTCCAGCGTGATCGATATCGTCCCCGATCCTACAAAATTAAAATATTATAATATTTCACTTCCTGCCTTCAATTCGGCGGTAGAAAGCTCCATGAGCGGATTCGAGCTGGGAGGATATTACGAAGAAGAGGTAAGATTTCCGATTAAGATCTGGATCTCGGAGGAATTTCGGAATCGTGAAAAAGAGATAGGAGAGATCGATGTAGGTACCAGCGATGGAGGTATGATTCCCATCAAACTTTTGGCGTCCATTCGTAAAGAGGACAAGGTGATGACTATCTCGCGCAATCGATCCAGGAGGTTCGTCGCCGTTTCGGTCAACTTGAGAGGTAGGGATCTGGAAGGTTTTTATTCCGAGGCAAAGGAGAAGGTATCTAAATTGGAAATCCCCGAAGGTTATTCCTTATTTTGGGGAGGCCAAATCGAGAACCTAGCCAATGCGAAATCCAAATTGGGCCTGATCATCCCTTCCACACTTTTCATGATCTTTACCGTTCTCTATCTGGGACTGAAATCGGTAAAGCAGGCCTTGCTCGTATTCTTCTGCGTCCCATTCGCATTAACGGGCGGGATTTGGTTTCTATTTTTAAGAGGAATGGATCTGAGCGTTTCGGCATTCGTAGGATGTATCGCTCTTTCCGGAATCGCGGTATTGAACGGTCTTGTGAAACTCGCAACGATAGATCGGATCCGAATCGAGGAAAAACTTTCCGTTCGAGAAGCGGTATTGCAGGGAGCCGTAAGTAGGATCCGACCGGTCATCATGACAGCCCTCGTAGCCTCCTTAGGATTCTTACCCATGGCGTTCGGTAGCGGATTAGGCTCCGAGGTGCAGAAGCCTTTGGCCACGGTGGTAATCGGGGGAATCGTCTCTTCTACGATTCTCACCCTCATATTATTACCCGTATTCTATTACTGGTTAGAGAAGGAGTCTCGATGA
- a CDS encoding TolC family protein, with protein sequence MRHLRNIHYILILLILFSSETSPTSAKNGNELDLRGIIETAEKNSPLLTALHSDLESLFFRKKQEGKTQNPSVTLDYGQRTAASESGSEYAMQIEQPIYFPGRKELRQLLVDNDSKIKEIQNIEAANSIRLNSVKFAYRYLVAADKRNHVKERLRRLSLIESYIKARPFVTPQAKTDLFIIETRILALRKHFNDLELGAAKDYESINLYLMAKSVPVLRIPFFEDGVKFDFDDMQKKAVIHNPSILAAQGELERARTELRLANLEKYPDYSVMSQVGEDRSGVANRFYDFGIKFRLPVWDQFQNKVASAETNLKAKQDRLTHQENLIRTSFRQAFLDYEQAKKNLQLYDLKKLDRIDKDLNFADLEFKKGRIQLISYLELENQLHEAHHAILDAQMSHVESLLNLLYITNEKEIVGIFDNAVQTFEYQPK encoded by the coding sequence ATGCGTCATCTACGCAATATTCATTATATTCTAATTTTATTAATTCTATTTTCTTCCGAAACGTCGCCGACCTCCGCAAAAAACGGAAACGAGCTGGACCTAAGAGGAATCATCGAAACAGCGGAGAAGAATTCCCCGTTACTCACCGCACTTCATTCGGATCTGGAGTCCTTATTCTTCCGGAAAAAGCAGGAAGGCAAGACCCAGAACCCTTCCGTCACTTTGGATTACGGTCAAAGAACCGCGGCCAGCGAATCCGGCTCGGAATACGCCATGCAGATAGAGCAACCGATATATTTCCCGGGAAGGAAGGAACTCCGACAATTGCTGGTCGATAACGATTCCAAGATCAAGGAAATCCAAAACATTGAAGCCGCGAATTCCATACGCTTAAACTCGGTCAAATTCGCGTATAGGTATCTCGTAGCCGCCGATAAGCGGAATCACGTCAAGGAACGATTGAGAAGGCTTTCTTTGATAGAAAGTTACATCAAGGCCCGTCCGTTCGTTACTCCTCAAGCCAAGACGGATCTGTTCATCATCGAGACTAGAATCCTCGCACTGAGAAAACATTTCAACGACTTGGAATTGGGAGCCGCCAAGGATTACGAATCCATAAACTTATATCTGATGGCGAAATCGGTCCCCGTTCTAAGAATTCCTTTTTTCGAGGACGGAGTAAAATTCGACTTCGATGACATGCAAAAAAAGGCGGTCATCCACAATCCTTCCATATTGGCGGCTCAGGGAGAATTGGAAAGAGCCAGGACGGAACTCAGATTGGCGAATCTGGAAAAATATCCGGACTATTCGGTCATGAGCCAGGTCGGAGAAGACCGGTCAGGGGTCGCCAACCGATTCTACGATTTCGGCATAAAGTTCCGACTTCCTGTCTGGGACCAATTCCAGAACAAGGTCGCTTCCGCCGAAACCAATCTTAAGGCAAAACAAGACAGATTAACCCATCAAGAAAATCTAATTAGAACTTCCTTTAGACAGGCATTTCTGGATTACGAGCAAGCAAAGAAGAATCTGCAACTATACGACCTAAAGAAGTTGGACAGGATCGACAAGGACCTGAACTTCGCGGACTTGGAATTCAAAAAAGGAAGAATCCAATTAATCAGCTATTTGGAGTTGGAAAATCAACTCCATGAAGCACATCACGCGATTCTGGACGCGCAAATGTCCCATGTGGAAAGCCTCCTGAATCTTTTGTATATAACGAACGAAAAAGAAATCGTAGGTATTTTCGATAATGCTGTCCAGACTTTTGAATATCAGCCTAAGTAA
- a CDS encoding TfoX/Sxy family protein produces MSSFLEYVQDRMKVCGPLTFKNMFGGFGIYSGPQIFAMVIKDNLYFRVGPSNQAEYESAGMAPFTYSGKDGKLVRVSYWQVPEEVLEDDEDLRFWFQKALAEARKAAAPKKKVQVRKTPKKSVRSTKPTPKKKTARKKSKSAPKKKTSKRKVPARKKRKS; encoded by the coding sequence ACAGGATGAAGGTTTGCGGTCCTCTTACGTTCAAAAATATGTTCGGAGGTTTCGGAATCTACTCCGGCCCCCAGATCTTCGCCATGGTGATAAAAGACAATCTGTATTTCAGAGTCGGTCCGAGCAATCAGGCGGAATATGAATCCGCGGGTATGGCTCCCTTTACCTATTCCGGAAAAGACGGAAAATTGGTGAGAGTATCCTATTGGCAGGTCCCCGAAGAAGTTCTGGAAGACGACGAAGATCTTCGCTTTTGGTTCCAGAAGGCCTTGGCCGAAGCGAGAAAAGCGGCAGCTCCTAAGAAGAAGGTTCAAGTTCGCAAGACTCCCAAGAAATCCGTTCGCTCGACCAAACCGACGCCTAAAAAGAAAACCGCACGGAAGAAATCCAAGTCGGCCCCCAAGAAGAAGACTAGTAAACGGAAAGTTCCCGCGAGAAAGAAGCGCAAATCTTAA